The following proteins are encoded in a genomic region of Bubalus kerabau isolate K-KA32 ecotype Philippines breed swamp buffalo chromosome 15, PCC_UOA_SB_1v2, whole genome shotgun sequence:
- the LOC129629027 gene encoding olfactory receptor 1S1-like, with amino-acid sequence MHQGNQTSVSEFLLLGLSTQPEQQELLFALFLAMYLATVVGNGLIILAIGLDSYLHTPMYLFLANLAFADISSISTSVPKMLMNIQTKSPSISYESCVTQMYFSIVFVVIDNFLLGVMACDRFVAICRPLNYTAIMGPGLCLWLTAIPWVLSNAVALTHSLLLLQLVFCDGNALPHFFCDLAPLLRLSCSDTIANELVLFVVGSSVITLPFALTLISYVCIVRAVLRLSPTEGQWKAFSTCGSHLTVVFLFYGTIEGVYFFPSSSDPDNRDKIGAVLFTVVIPMMNPFIYSLRNKDMKGALRGLLHGKRALPVMP; translated from the coding sequence ATGCATCAAGGAAACCAAACAAGCGTCTCTGAATTCCTCCTCCTGGGACTCTCCACCCAACCTGAGCAGCAGGAGCTCCTCTTTGCGCTTTTCCTGGCTATGTACCTGGCCACTGTGGTGGGGAATGGGCTCATCATTCTGGCCATCGGCTTGGACTCTTACCTTCACACCCCCATGTACCTCTTCCTCGCCAACCTAGCCTTTGCTGATATTTCCTCCATTTCCACCTCAGTCCCCAAAATGCTGATGAATATTCAGACCAAAAGTCCATCCATCTCCTATGAGAGCTGCGTCACACAGATGTATTTTTCTATTGTCTTTGTTGTCATTGACAACTTCCTCTTGGGTGTCATGGCCTGTGACCGCTTTGTGGCTATCTGCCGCCCTCTGAACTACACGGCCATCATGGGACCCGGGCTCTGCCTTTGGCTGACTGCCATCCCCTGGGTCCTCAGTAATGCTGTTGCCCTGACACACAGCCTTCTGCTCCTTCAACTGGTCTTCTGTGATGGCAATGCCCTCCCGCACTTCTTCTGTGACTTGGCCCCGCTGCTCAGGCTGTCCTGCTCAGACACAATAGCCAATGAGCTCGTGCTCTTTGTCGTGGGCTCGTCGGTCATCACCCTGCCCTTCGCCCTCACCCTCATCTCCTACGTCTGCATCGTCAGGGCTGTCCTGAGACTCTCACCCACAGAGGGGCAGTGgaaagccttctccacctgtggctcTCACCTGACAGTCGTGTTCCTCTTCTATGGGACCATCGAAGGGGTCTACTTCTTCCCTTCATCCTCTGACCCTGACAACAGAGACAAGATTGGGGCAGTGCTGTTCACCGTGGTGATCCCCATGAtgaaccccttcatctacagcctgaggaacaagGACATGAAAGGGGCCCTGAGGGGACTCCTCCATGGGAAAAGGGCTCTCCCTGTGATGCCCTGA